One stretch of Flavobacterium sp. 9 DNA includes these proteins:
- a CDS encoding acyltransferase has protein sequence MSTTIASTNSDFDSSNKLSYIDNIKVLLTILVVLHHTFIAYSTSEGWYYSEQTSLLGARIPMTMFISINQSFFMGYFFMLAAYFTSSSYSRKGTSKFTKDRLVRLGIPILFNSFILSPFISYLVYYFAKEQHINYLQYLSGYDNWIDLGVTWFLAALLLFSLIYVGVKKIFNISFTKSLATSNSRTILFFALTLGIISFLVRIKFPVGWVLEPIGFQLGHFTQYIALFIVGLLAAKNNWFEQLSNKTGRQLKISALVCVLFFTVFLLIKFKLNSDSSWFSGGFHWQALLYAVWEQWIGISILTALLIKGKRSWNTSSKLLSKLSRCSFAVYIFHPLVIVGFTLAIRNWAIDPAIKLLVAAPIIVLGSFLLGSLILLIPGVKKII, from the coding sequence ATGTCAACCACAATTGCTAGCACGAATTCAGATTTTGATTCTTCAAACAAACTATCTTACATAGACAACATCAAAGTTCTATTAACAATCTTAGTAGTACTTCATCACACTTTTATCGCTTACAGTACTTCTGAAGGTTGGTATTATTCGGAACAAACTAGCCTTTTAGGAGCCCGAATTCCTATGACAATGTTTATAAGCATTAATCAATCCTTCTTTATGGGGTATTTTTTTATGCTTGCAGCCTACTTTACCAGTTCTTCTTACTCCAGAAAAGGAACTTCAAAATTCACCAAAGACCGTCTTGTTAGATTAGGAATTCCTATTTTATTTAACTCCTTTATTCTTTCGCCATTCATCTCTTATCTTGTTTACTATTTCGCCAAAGAGCAACATATTAATTATCTTCAATATTTAAGCGGATATGACAATTGGATTGATTTGGGAGTTACATGGTTTCTGGCTGCATTATTACTTTTTTCTTTAATCTATGTGGGAGTAAAAAAAATATTCAATATCAGCTTCACAAAATCTTTGGCAACATCAAATTCAAGAACGATATTATTCTTTGCATTGACATTAGGAATTATTAGCTTTTTGGTCAGAATAAAATTTCCAGTAGGATGGGTTCTCGAACCAATTGGATTTCAACTTGGGCATTTCACACAATATATCGCCCTTTTTATTGTTGGATTATTAGCAGCCAAAAACAATTGGTTTGAGCAACTTTCTAATAAAACAGGCCGACAACTTAAAATATCGGCTTTAGTATGTGTATTGTTTTTTACGGTATTTCTTCTAATTAAATTTAAACTAAACTCCGATTCATCCTGGTTTTCCGGCGGTTTTCATTGGCAAGCTTTATTATATGCCGTTTGGGAACAATGGATTGGAATTTCTATACTAACAGCATTATTAATTAAAGGAAAAAGAAGCTGGAATACTTCTTCAAAACTACTTAGTAAATTATCCCGCTGTAGTTTTGCAGTTTACATTTTCCATCCATTAGTAATTGTCGGATTCACTTTAGCAATAAGAAACTGGGCTATTGATCCAGCAATAAAACTTCTTGTTGCAGCACCTATAATAGTTTTAGGAAGTTTTTTACTTGGTTCACTTATCCTATTAATCCCGGGAGTTAAGAAAATTATTTAG
- a CDS encoding helix-turn-helix domain-containing protein, which produces MNSLGKKISETRKLKGFTQEELAELSKVNLRTIQRIENSKNEPRGKTLSLICDVLQIDKADLQELNELAQSKTTTAFVVDGFFLILLNILLVGVIGYLTLPLEANINSKVGAVLLSFFIPFFIVHFTQKMRVTERILKFGIGWVVFLANLISVQGFYLGLNTGFRTWIFSCILIFIGVLFYGNIFFKTEK; this is translated from the coding sequence ATGAATTCTCTAGGAAAAAAAATCAGTGAAACCAGAAAGCTAAAAGGCTTTACTCAGGAAGAACTCGCGGAATTATCAAAAGTGAATTTGAGAACAATTCAAAGAATTGAAAACAGCAAAAATGAACCACGTGGAAAAACGTTGAGTCTTATTTGTGATGTTCTTCAAATTGATAAAGCAGATTTACAAGAATTAAATGAATTGGCGCAAAGTAAAACTACTACAGCTTTTGTTGTTGATGGATTTTTTTTAATTCTTTTAAATATTCTCTTAGTCGGGGTTATTGGATATTTGACTTTACCGCTTGAAGCAAATATAAATAGTAAAGTGGGAGCAGTTCTTCTAAGTTTTTTTATTCCGTTTTTCATTGTTCATTTTACTCAGAAAATGAGAGTAACAGAACGGATTCTTAAATTTGGAATAGGATGGGTAGTATTTCTTGCTAATCTTATTTCGGTGCAAGGTTTTTATCTGGGTTTGAATACTGGATTTAGAACGTGGATATTTTCTTGTATATTAATATTTATTGGCGTTCTGTTTTATGGGAATATTTTCTTTAAAACAGAGAAATAA
- a CDS encoding tetratricopeptide repeat protein: MKKLLPLLLIMISCSTWAQSATAYFDKAMKKAEAGNTKGAIADYTKAIGMNSKFVEAYQNRGVAKIKLNDLKGALADFNKTIELDDMNADAFTGRANVNYKLLNFKETIEDCTASLGLNPKDYIAYNLRGLAYNKSGDKKNACKDFSKAIELGSQSAIKNKATFCR, from the coding sequence ATGAAAAAATTATTACCCCTATTACTTATTATGATCAGCTGCTCAACCTGGGCACAATCCGCAACGGCTTATTTTGACAAAGCCATGAAAAAGGCCGAAGCCGGAAACACAAAAGGCGCAATCGCAGATTACACAAAAGCCATTGGAATGAATTCTAAATTTGTAGAAGCTTATCAAAATCGTGGTGTTGCAAAAATAAAACTCAACGATCTAAAAGGTGCTCTTGCCGATTTTAACAAAACGATCGAATTGGACGACATGAATGCTGATGCTTTTACAGGTCGCGCGAATGTAAACTACAAATTACTAAATTTTAAAGAAACAATAGAAGATTGCACCGCTTCTCTTGGTTTAAATCCAAAAGATTATATCGCTTATAACTTAAGAGGTTTAGCCTACAATAAAAGCGGAGACAAAAAGAATGCCTGCAAAGACTTCTCAAAAGCAATCGAATTAGGAAGCCAAAGCGCAATCAAAAACAAAGCAACTTTTTGTAGATAA
- a CDS encoding ion channel, protein MALLKKINHRVEADKNSGFGTNAGSYGGRFVNKNGTPNIEKSGMHLLRRISWYHTMIDMPNWKFMLILFTFYIAINFVFAVIYYAIGIQHLDGIAQSQSPLIQFGQAYFFSAQTFTTVGYGHISPTGFLTSALSAAEALIGLLSFAIATGLFFGRFSKPTAFLKFSHHALISPYGKNKGLMIRVVPFKNTNFTDAKAKVTLGLSFEENGEKTNKFYNLELELDQINALSLSWTLVHPITENSPLYNFTEEDFKKTHGEILVFITTFDDMFSNTVAARTSYTFEEIIYGAKFETMYNRSSDNTKTILHLDKLNQYEMVNL, encoded by the coding sequence ATGGCACTTTTAAAAAAAATAAACCATCGCGTCGAAGCAGATAAAAATTCAGGTTTTGGAACCAATGCCGGCAGTTACGGAGGACGATTCGTAAATAAAAATGGAACTCCAAATATCGAAAAAAGCGGAATGCATTTACTCCGCCGAATCAGCTGGTATCACACCATGATTGATATGCCAAACTGGAAATTCATGCTAATTTTGTTTACCTTTTATATTGCAATCAACTTTGTTTTTGCAGTTATCTATTACGCAATCGGAATCCAGCATCTTGACGGAATTGCACAATCGCAAAGCCCATTGATTCAATTTGGACAAGCTTATTTTTTTAGTGCACAAACTTTTACCACAGTTGGTTACGGACATATAAGTCCCACCGGATTTTTGACCAGCGCACTTTCTGCTGCCGAAGCCTTAATTGGTCTCTTAAGTTTTGCCATTGCAACAGGTTTATTCTTTGGAAGATTCAGTAAACCAACAGCATTTTTAAAATTTTCGCATCATGCCTTAATTTCTCCTTACGGGAAAAACAAAGGATTAATGATTCGTGTTGTACCTTTTAAAAACACCAATTTTACTGATGCTAAAGCAAAAGTCACTTTAGGATTGAGCTTTGAAGAAAACGGTGAAAAAACAAATAAATTCTACAATTTAGAATTGGAACTTGATCAAATAAATGCTCTTTCATTAAGCTGGACATTAGTACATCCCATAACAGAGAATAGCCCTTTATATAATTTCACCGAAGAAGATTTCAAAAAAACACATGGCGAAATATTGGTTTTCATAACCACCTTTGATGATATGTTCAGTAATACCGTTGCAGCCCGAACTTCCTATACTTTTGAGGAAATAATTTATGGTGCAAAATTCGAAACCATGTACAACAGAAGCAGTGACAATACCAAAACCATTCTACATTTAGACAAACTGAACCAATATGAAATGGTTAACCTCTAA
- a CDS encoding MerR family transcriptional regulator — protein sequence MVNNIRTVFSIKDLENLSGIKAHTIRIWEKRYNILEPMRTDTNIRLYNLQNLQKLLNITLLHEYGYKISKIATYPEEKIPQLVREIISKKNSQNYAITSFKMAMMNFDQELFFNTFDWLISEKSFKEVFKDHFLPLLKELGLLWQSETITPANEHFMSHLIKQKILIYTESLQIQKPTKTDRIFVLSLPLNEIHKIGLLYLQYEILSKGYKAIYLGESMPIENLQDLTRHFENITFVSFMTVQPDRSVINQYVKSMGQKLLQQNNEIWLMGNMTEYIEQKNLPERIRIFDTMDETISML from the coding sequence ATGGTGAACAACATAAGAACGGTCTTCAGTATTAAAGATCTGGAAAACTTATCTGGAATAAAAGCACACACGATTCGCATCTGGGAAAAGAGATATAACATCTTAGAACCAATGCGAACGGACACTAATATTAGACTTTATAATTTACAAAATTTACAGAAGCTTCTAAACATTACATTACTACACGAATACGGTTATAAAATTTCTAAGATCGCTACGTATCCCGAAGAAAAGATTCCGCAGCTTGTGCGCGAAATCATTTCTAAGAAAAATTCTCAAAACTACGCCATTACGTCATTCAAAATGGCGATGATGAATTTTGATCAGGAATTGTTCTTTAATACTTTTGATTGGTTGATTTCTGAAAAAAGCTTCAAGGAAGTTTTCAAAGATCATTTTTTACCATTATTGAAAGAATTAGGATTATTATGGCAATCTGAAACTATCACTCCGGCAAATGAACACTTTATGAGTCATTTGATTAAACAAAAAATCTTAATTTACACAGAAAGTCTTCAAATACAAAAACCAACCAAGACCGATCGCATTTTTGTACTATCGTTACCATTAAACGAAATCCACAAAATAGGTTTGTTATATCTGCAATACGAAATCCTGTCCAAAGGTTACAAAGCAATATATTTAGGAGAAAGTATGCCTATCGAAAATCTACAGGATTTAACCCGTCATTTTGAGAATATTACATTTGTATCTTTCATGACCGTTCAGCCAGATCGCAGCGTAATCAATCAATACGTAAAATCAATGGGACAAAAATTACTGCAACAAAACAATGAAATCTGGCTTATGGGTAACATGACAGAATACATTGAGCAGAAAAATTTACCTGAAAGAATCCGTATTTTCGACACTATGGACGAAACAATTAGCATGTTATAA
- a CDS encoding NAD(P)/FAD-dependent oxidoreductase, translating to MMKTIAIIGSGFSALAASCYLAKQGNTVTIYEKNETIGGRARQFKKDGFTFDMGPSWYWMPDVFERFFQDFNKKTSDYYELIKLNPAYRVYFDINDFISICDNLEAIKTTFETIEIGSGKKLETFIKQAKSNYDIAIKDLVYRPGISPLELITLETTLKLNQFFSTVSNDIRKKFKNERLIQILEFPVLFLGAKPSKTPSFYNFMNYADFGLGTWHPKTGMFDVVQAIEKLAIELGVSIQTNSPIEKIVVENKITTGIIINGKHIKADIVLSGADYHHTETLLNEEHRVYSEKYWESRVFAPSSLLFFVGFDKKIENISHHSLFFDVDFNQHAIDIYDVPKWPEAPLFYANFPSKTDTSAAPEGMESGFFLIPLAPGIKDSEALREEYFEKIIDRFEKLTQQKIKNNIIFKRSFCKNDFVTDYNAYKGNAYGMANTLLQTAFLRPKLKSKKVRNLYFTGQLTVPGPGVPPALISGKLVAELIQKSFRS from the coding sequence ATTATGAAAACTATAGCAATAATAGGGTCCGGCTTCTCAGCTTTAGCTGCTTCGTGTTACTTGGCAAAACAAGGAAACACAGTAACTATCTATGAAAAAAACGAAACTATTGGCGGACGTGCAAGGCAATTCAAAAAAGATGGTTTCACGTTCGATATGGGACCAAGTTGGTATTGGATGCCTGATGTGTTTGAACGTTTCTTTCAGGACTTCAACAAAAAAACATCTGATTATTACGAACTGATAAAACTAAATCCAGCTTATCGGGTTTATTTTGACATAAATGATTTCATAAGCATTTGTGATAATTTAGAAGCTATAAAAACCACTTTTGAAACCATAGAAATTGGAAGTGGCAAAAAACTTGAAACCTTTATCAAACAAGCCAAAAGCAATTACGACATTGCGATTAAAGATCTTGTTTATCGTCCGGGAATTTCACCACTTGAATTAATCACACTTGAAACAACGCTAAAACTCAATCAGTTTTTTAGTACTGTAAGTAATGATATTCGCAAGAAATTCAAAAACGAAAGACTGATTCAAATTCTTGAATTTCCTGTTTTATTTCTGGGAGCTAAACCTTCTAAAACACCTTCGTTTTATAATTTCATGAATTATGCCGATTTTGGATTAGGAACATGGCATCCAAAAACCGGAATGTTTGATGTTGTGCAAGCAATCGAAAAACTAGCCATAGAACTTGGAGTTTCTATACAAACAAATTCTCCAATTGAGAAAATAGTTGTCGAAAACAAAATCACAACCGGAATCATAATCAACGGAAAACATATAAAAGCAGACATCGTTTTAAGCGGAGCCGATTATCATCATACCGAAACTTTATTAAACGAAGAACACCGCGTTTACTCTGAAAAATATTGGGAAAGTCGTGTTTTCGCGCCTTCTTCACTATTGTTTTTTGTTGGATTTGATAAAAAAATAGAAAACATTTCGCACCATTCCCTGTTTTTTGATGTTGATTTTAACCAACACGCAATTGACATTTACGACGTTCCAAAATGGCCGGAAGCACCTTTATTTTATGCTAACTTTCCATCAAAAACAGATACATCTGCAGCACCCGAAGGAATGGAATCAGGTTTTTTCCTAATTCCGCTTGCTCCGGGAATCAAAGATAGTGAAGCGCTTAGAGAAGAATATTTTGAAAAGATAATAGATCGTTTTGAAAAGCTTACACAGCAAAAAATTAAAAATAATATTATCTTTAAAAGATCATTTTGCAAGAACGATTTTGTCACAGATTACAACGCATATAAAGGAAATGCCTACGGAATGGCTAATACATTGCTGCAAACAGCTTTTTTAAGACCAAAGCTAAAAAGCAAAAAAGTCAGGAATTTATATTTCACAGGACAATTGACAGTTCCCGGGCCAGGAGTTCCGCCTGCTTTAATATCGGGAAAACTAGTAGCTGAGTTAATTCAAAAATCTTTTAGATCTTAA
- a CDS encoding phytoene/squalene synthase family protein encodes MKSLFDTVSFKCSKLVTQSYSTSFSLAVKMLSPSIRDAIYSIYGFVRFADEIVDSFQDYDKENLINDFEKEYYKAFEAGISLNPILNSFQHTVKQYNITDDLVQAFLKSMKLDLIKSNYNTQTEYEDYIYGSADVVGLMCLKVFVKGNNQKYEQLKNEAMRLGSAFQKVNFLRDLKDDNLVLNRNYFPGVNLNSFDENTKTAIVNEIEEDFKIAYQGIVKLPIEAQFGVYTAFIYYKKLLKKLKNTPYYEIGNSRIRVSNYTKAGLLAQSFVTYKLKLV; translated from the coding sequence ATGAAATCACTATTCGACACCGTTTCTTTCAAATGCAGCAAGCTAGTCACGCAAAGCTACAGCACTTCATTTTCGTTGGCAGTCAAAATGTTGTCACCAAGTATTCGTGATGCGATTTACAGCATTTACGGATTTGTTCGCTTTGCCGACGAAATTGTGGATTCATTTCAGGATTATGACAAAGAAAACCTCATCAATGATTTTGAAAAAGAATATTACAAAGCCTTCGAAGCTGGTATAAGTTTGAACCCAATTCTTAATTCATTTCAGCACACGGTAAAACAATATAATATTACAGACGATCTTGTTCAGGCATTTTTAAAAAGCATGAAACTCGATCTCATCAAATCAAATTACAACACACAAACGGAATACGAAGATTACATCTATGGCTCTGCAGATGTTGTAGGTTTAATGTGTTTGAAAGTTTTCGTAAAAGGAAACAATCAAAAGTACGAGCAACTTAAAAATGAGGCAATGCGTTTAGGATCGGCCTTTCAGAAAGTAAATTTCCTGAGAGATCTTAAAGACGATAATTTAGTTTTAAACCGAAATTATTTTCCAGGCGTTAACCTAAATTCTTTCGATGAAAATACCAAAACAGCTATCGTCAACGAAATCGAAGAAGATTTTAAAATCGCATATCAAGGAATTGTAAAATTGCCCATCGAAGCGCAATTTGGTGTTTATACCGCTTTTATTTATTACAAAAAACTATTAAAAAAGCTCAAAAACACACCTTATTACGAAATAGGAAACTCAAGAATCAGAGTTTCAAATTATACAAAAGCAGGACTTTTGGCACAATCTTTTGTAACTTATAAACTAAAATTAGTGTAG
- a CDS encoding sterol desaturase family protein: MISFLIFLGVFLFMECVTWLTHKYIMHGLMWYFHADHHQPKYEHTFERNDIFFVIFATPSIILFYFGVQGGFNYLFFIACGITLYGLCYFLVHDVLIHQRFKWFKNTKNKYLIGLRKAHKIHHKHLGKEHGECFGMLFVPFKYYKM, encoded by the coding sequence ATGATTTCTTTTTTAATCTTTTTAGGCGTTTTTCTCTTCATGGAATGTGTTACCTGGCTCACGCACAAGTATATTATGCACGGATTAATGTGGTATTTTCACGCAGATCATCACCAGCCAAAATACGAACATACTTTTGAGCGCAACGACATATTCTTTGTCATTTTTGCCACGCCAAGTATAATTCTCTTTTATTTTGGAGTTCAGGGCGGATTCAATTATTTGTTTTTCATTGCCTGTGGCATAACTTTATATGGTTTGTGTTACTTTTTAGTTCATGATGTATTGATACACCAACGTTTTAAATGGTTCAAAAACACTAAAAACAAATACCTGATTGGTTTAAGAAAAGCACATAAAATACATCACAAGCATTTAGGAAAAGAACATGGAGAATGTTTCGGAATGTTATTCGTTCCATTTAAATATTACAAGATGTAA
- a CDS encoding SRPBCC family protein has translation MKVYKLETVQHLNASIEKCWGFFSSPQNLQIITPDDMNFVIQDFDGKRMYPGQVITYTLKPLLGIKINWMTIITVSSENQYFVDEQRFGPYALWHHKHFFEPTETGTKMTDVVHYALPFGILGQLANKIMVRNKLKSIFEYRHKKIEELFNS, from the coding sequence ATGAAAGTATATAAATTAGAAACCGTACAACACTTAAACGCCAGTATCGAAAAATGTTGGGGCTTTTTTTCGAGTCCGCAAAACCTGCAAATAATAACACCTGACGATATGAATTTTGTTATTCAGGATTTCGACGGCAAACGAATGTATCCGGGACAAGTTATCACTTATACTTTAAAACCTCTTTTGGGTATTAAAATCAATTGGATGACAATCATAACCGTTTCTTCAGAAAATCAATATTTCGTAGACGAACAACGTTTTGGTCCCTACGCATTATGGCACCATAAACATTTTTTTGAACCAACAGAAACCGGTACAAAAATGACAGATGTCGTACATTATGCTCTACCCTTTGGTATCTTAGGGCAACTCGCCAATAAAATAATGGTCAGAAATAAATTGAAATCCATTTTTGAGTACCGTCACAAAAAAATTGAAGAGTTATTCAATTCATAA